The Cellulomonas sp. S1-8 genome has a window encoding:
- the def gene encoding peptide deformylase, whose amino-acid sequence MALREIRIVGDPVLRTPCDPITTIDDRVRSLVEDLVETVDQEGRAGLAANQIGVGLRAFSWNIDDEIGYVLNPTIVELSEDEYQDGDEGCLSVPGLWYPTHRAWYARVVGTDLDGREVVVEGTELMARCLQHEVDHLDGMLYLDRLERSVRKKAMRAIREQL is encoded by the coding sequence ATGGCCCTGCGTGAGATCCGCATCGTCGGCGACCCCGTGCTGCGCACCCCCTGTGACCCGATCACGACGATCGACGACCGGGTCCGCTCCCTCGTCGAGGACCTCGTCGAGACCGTGGACCAGGAAGGCCGTGCCGGTCTGGCGGCGAACCAGATCGGCGTCGGCCTGCGTGCGTTCTCCTGGAACATCGACGACGAGATCGGGTACGTCCTCAACCCGACGATCGTCGAGCTGTCCGAGGACGAGTACCAGGACGGCGACGAGGGCTGCCTCTCGGTGCCGGGGCTCTGGTACCCGACGCACCGGGCCTGGTACGCCCGCGTCGTCGGGACCGACCTCGACGGGCGCGAGGTCGTGGTCGAGGGCACCGAGCTGATGGCCCGCTGCCTGCAGCACGAGGTGGACCACCTCGACGGCATGCTCTACCTCGACCGGCTCGAACGCTCGGTGCGCAAGAAGGCCATGCGCGCGATCCGCGAGCAGTTGTAG
- a CDS encoding BldC family transcriptional regulator — translation MAVHTSVTEAPLSQGALLTPGEVAVLFRVDPKTVTRWAQAGKLSAVRTLGGHRRFHEAEVRSLLTGVPQQRAGE, via the coding sequence ATGGCTGTTCACACGTCTGTCACCGAGGCTCCCCTCTCGCAGGGCGCTCTGCTCACCCCGGGTGAGGTTGCGGTGCTGTTCCGCGTCGACCCCAAGACGGTGACGCGCTGGGCCCAGGCCGGCAAGCTCTCCGCGGTCCGCACGCTCGGGGGGCACCGCCGCTTCCACGAGGCCGAGGTCCGCTCGCTCCTCACCGGCGTCCCGCAGCAGCGCGCCGGGGAGTGA
- a CDS encoding DUF1206 domain-containing protein, with protein sequence MATVATRSPQGAWELGARAGYAASGLVHVLIGVLAAQLALGSSSGSADESGAFSAIAATPFGAGVLWVSVVAFVALGAWQAAAALSGAAGETSDRVKAGAKAVIYLALAAAAYTVLQGGSSGGQTSSTTATLMQAPGGRLLVGAVGVGVVVVGVYHVYKGLTKKFLEDLHRLPTGTAGRVARMAGVVGYAAKGVALTIVGVLFVVAATNANPQEATGLDGALQTLRDAPAGPVLLMLVAAGLVAFGGYCGVRSRFGRL encoded by the coding sequence ATGGCCACGGTCGCGACGAGGTCCCCGCAGGGCGCATGGGAGCTGGGAGCACGCGCGGGCTACGCCGCCAGCGGTCTGGTGCACGTGCTGATCGGCGTGCTCGCGGCACAGCTCGCGCTCGGCTCGTCGAGCGGCAGCGCCGACGAGTCCGGGGCGTTCTCGGCGATCGCCGCCACGCCCTTCGGGGCCGGGGTGCTCTGGGTCAGCGTCGTCGCCTTCGTCGCGCTCGGCGCCTGGCAGGCGGCGGCCGCGCTGAGCGGTGCGGCGGGTGAGACGTCGGACCGGGTCAAGGCGGGCGCCAAGGCCGTGATCTACCTGGCGCTGGCGGCCGCCGCGTACACGGTGCTGCAGGGCGGGTCGAGCGGCGGGCAGACGTCGAGCACCACGGCGACGCTCATGCAGGCGCCGGGCGGGCGGCTGCTCGTCGGCGCCGTGGGGGTGGGTGTCGTCGTCGTCGGGGTTTACCACGTCTACAAGGGCCTGACGAAGAAGTTCCTCGAGGACCTGCACCGGCTGCCGACCGGCACGGCGGGCCGCGTCGCCCGCATGGCGGGCGTGGTGGGGTACGCGGCCAAGGGTGTGGCGCTGACGATCGTCGGCGTGCTCTTCGTCGTCGCCGCGACCAATGCGAACCCGCAGGAGGCGACCGGTCTCGACGGTGCCCTGCAGACCCTGCGGGATGCCCCGGCCGGCCCGGTCCTGCTGATGCTGGTCGCGGCGGGCCTCGTCGCTTTCGGTGGGTACTGCGGTGTTAGGTCCCGGTTCGGCAGGCTGTGA
- a CDS encoding YciI family protein, protein MPREIVMTTTGSDAPTADRPAAAPYPVDEVGTHGPQEDVMRYTLLLHYPEMSPEELGPEGIEYGQRAFTAYAATLQAAGVLVAGEVLQPSVATTTVRTVDGVLQVQDGPFADTKEQLGGTFVIDVPDLDAALEWARRAPSTDWGPVEVRPGALHTVDGVWMPSA, encoded by the coding sequence GTGCCGCGCGAGATCGTCATGACGACGACGGGGTCCGACGCCCCGACCGCGGACCGCCCGGCGGCCGCGCCCTACCCTGTCGACGAGGTCGGCACGCACGGTCCCCAGGAGGACGTCATGCGCTACACCCTGCTGCTGCACTACCCCGAGATGAGCCCCGAGGAGCTCGGGCCCGAGGGCATCGAGTATGGGCAGCGCGCCTTCACCGCCTACGCCGCGACGCTGCAGGCCGCCGGCGTCCTCGTGGCGGGCGAGGTCCTGCAGCCGTCCGTCGCCACCACCACGGTGCGCACCGTGGACGGCGTCCTGCAGGTGCAGGACGGTCCGTTCGCCGACACCAAGGAGCAGCTCGGCGGCACGTTCGTCATCGACGTCCCGGACCTGGACGCGGCACTGGAGTGGGCGCGGCGGGCGCCGTCGACGGACTGGGGTCCGGTCGAGGTCCGGCCCGGCGCGCTGCACACCGTCGACGGCGTGTGGATGCCGAGCGCGTGA
- a CDS encoding RNA polymerase sigma factor yields MSVDEARAAAERAARDSYGRLLALLAAAAGDLALAEDALATAFEQALRTWPDSGVPRNPDGWLLTVARHRIRDVWRSAAHRTSAPLDDDVVDAAAADPLADVDPDAVPDRRLALLLVCAHPAIAPEVRTPLMLQTVLGLEAAQVARLFSVPPATMAQRLVRAKRRIATARIPFVLPDRSVLVERLPAVLEAVYGAAAATWRQDGRGLAGEAQHLAVVLAALLDDDPEAWALAALVTFALARRRPGPFVPLDEQDASTWRGDLIAEGEAYLRRSERPGVPGRFRLEAAVQAVHCDRRRTGTTDWSALRTLYLALDAVAPSLGARVALAVVVGRLDGPDAGLAALPPQPDPAFQPWWAARAALLVSAGRRGDAATAYRRAAELADDADVRTYLLARADDGPPAPTSPQISDPLR; encoded by the coding sequence GTGAGCGTCGACGAGGCCCGGGCGGCGGCCGAGCGCGCCGCCCGGGACTCGTACGGCCGTCTGCTGGCGCTGCTCGCCGCCGCCGCGGGCGACCTGGCCCTCGCCGAGGACGCTCTCGCCACGGCCTTCGAGCAGGCGCTGCGCACGTGGCCGGACTCCGGTGTGCCGCGCAACCCCGACGGCTGGCTGCTCACCGTGGCCCGGCACCGCATCCGCGACGTCTGGCGCTCCGCGGCGCACCGCACGTCCGCCCCGCTGGACGACGACGTCGTGGACGCCGCGGCGGCGGACCCGCTCGCCGACGTCGACCCCGACGCCGTCCCGGACCGCCGCCTCGCGCTGCTGCTGGTGTGCGCGCACCCTGCGATCGCGCCCGAGGTCCGCACGCCGCTGATGCTGCAGACCGTGCTGGGCCTGGAGGCCGCACAGGTCGCGCGGCTGTTCTCGGTGCCGCCGGCGACGATGGCGCAACGCCTCGTGCGCGCCAAGCGCCGCATCGCCACGGCCCGCATCCCCTTCGTGCTGCCGGACCGGTCGGTGCTGGTCGAGCGTCTGCCGGCCGTCCTCGAGGCCGTGTACGGCGCGGCCGCGGCGACGTGGCGGCAGGACGGGCGCGGCCTCGCGGGCGAGGCGCAGCACCTGGCGGTCGTGCTCGCGGCGCTGCTGGACGACGACCCGGAGGCGTGGGCCCTGGCGGCGCTGGTCACGTTCGCGCTGGCGCGCCGCCGCCCCGGCCCGTTCGTCCCGCTGGACGAGCAGGACGCGAGCACGTGGCGCGGCGACCTGATCGCGGAGGGCGAGGCGTACCTGCGTCGCTCCGAGCGGCCCGGCGTGCCCGGCCGGTTCCGCCTGGAGGCGGCCGTCCAGGCCGTGCACTGCGACCGGCGCCGCACCGGGACCACCGACTGGTCCGCGCTGCGCACGCTGTACCTCGCCCTCGACGCCGTGGCCCCCAGCCTCGGGGCGCGCGTCGCGCTGGCCGTCGTCGTGGGTCGGCTCGACGGTCCGGATGCCGGCCTGGCGGCCCTCCCTCCTCAGCCCGACCCGGCGTTCCAGCCGTGGTGGGCGGCGCGCGCGGCCCTGCTGGTGAGCGCGGGCCGGCGCGGCGACGCGGCGACGGCCTACCGGCGGGCGGCCGAGCTCGCGGACGACGCGGACGTGCGCACGTACCTGCTCGCGCGGGCCGACGACGGTCCCCCGGCCCCGACGTCTCCGCAGATCAGCGACCCGCTCCGGTAG
- a CDS encoding phosphatase PAP2 family protein: MRAAPVRRRALLHAAAFGAAVVLPVVALAVVVRGGSGAVVTFDEAVVRAATDLTRESDALRTALIAWQEAAAARWVNLILVPVVCVWAWRRHGLGDRALWAAGTVAAGWVLQLAAKGIVQRARPVIEDAVARAPGSSFPSGHATNASVVAVTLTLLVWPVLGRRGRVVVPAAAVAFVLLTAADRVLLGVHYPSDVVGGVLLGAAIAGASYVGYRRTAAGTPIDDQLDPTGSTP, from the coding sequence ATGCGCGCCGCCCCCGTCCGTCGTCGTGCGTTGCTGCACGCCGCCGCGTTCGGCGCCGCGGTCGTGCTCCCGGTCGTCGCGCTGGCCGTCGTCGTGCGCGGCGGGTCCGGCGCGGTCGTGACGTTCGACGAGGCCGTCGTGCGCGCCGCCACGGACCTGACGCGGGAGTCGGACGCGCTGCGGACCGCGCTGATCGCCTGGCAGGAGGCGGCCGCGGCCCGGTGGGTGAACCTGATCCTGGTCCCGGTGGTGTGCGTCTGGGCGTGGCGCCGGCACGGTCTGGGCGACCGCGCGCTCTGGGCGGCAGGGACGGTCGCCGCGGGGTGGGTCCTGCAGCTCGCCGCCAAGGGGATCGTTCAGCGCGCGCGTCCCGTGATCGAGGACGCCGTGGCCCGCGCGCCCGGCTCGAGCTTCCCGTCCGGCCACGCGACGAACGCCTCGGTCGTCGCCGTGACGCTGACGCTGCTGGTGTGGCCGGTGCTGGGCCGCCGGGGGCGGGTCGTGGTGCCGGCGGCGGCCGTCGCGTTCGTGCTGCTCACGGCCGCGGACCGCGTGCTGCTCGGCGTGCACTACCCGTCCGACGTCGTGGGCGGTGTGCTGCTCGGCGCGGCGATCGCCGGTGCGTCGTACGTCGGCTACCGCCGGACCGCGGCCGGCACCCCGATCGACGACCAGCTCGACCCGACCGGCTCCACCCCCTGA